A region from the Panicum hallii strain FIL2 chromosome 1, PHallii_v3.1, whole genome shotgun sequence genome encodes:
- the LOC112874603 gene encoding 4-hydroxyphenylpyruvate dioxygenase — protein sequence MPPTPTPAAAAAPGAAVAPEQAAFRLVGHRGFVRVNPRSDRFHTLAFHHVELWCADAASAAGRFSFGLGAPLAARSDLSTGNSAHASLLLRSGSLAFLFTAPYARGADPATAALPSFSAPAARRFAADHGLAVRAIALRVADAEDAFRSSVAAGARPAFEPVDLGLGFRLAEVELYGDVVLRYVSYPDAADAPFLPGFEDVSNPGAVDYGLRRFDHVVGNVPELAPVAAYVAGFTGFHEFAEFTAEDVGTAESGLNSMVLANNSENVLIPLNEPVHGTKRRSQIQTFLDHHGGPGVQHIAVASNDVLRTLREMQARSAMGGFEFMAPPPPNYYDGVRRRAGDVLSEEQIKECQELGVLVDRDDQGVLLQIFTKPVGDRPTFFLEIIQRIGCMEKDEQGQEYQKGGCGGFGKGNFSQLFKSIEDYEKSLEAKQAAAVQGS from the exons ATGCCCCCGACCccgacccccgccgccgccgccgcacccggcgccgccgtggcgccggaGCAGGCGGCGTTCCGCCTTGTCGGCCACCGCGGCTTCGTCCGCGTCAACCCGCGCTCCGACCGCTTCCACACGCTCGCGTTCCACCACGTCGAGCTCTGGTGCGCCGACGCGGCGTCGGCCGCGGGCCGCTTCTCCTTCGGCCTcggcgcgccgctcgccgcgcgaTCCGACCTCTCCACGGGGAACTCCGCGCACGCCTCGCTCCTGCTCCGCTCGGGCTCCCTCGCGTTCCTCTTCACCGCGCCCtacgcgcgcggcgctgacCCCGCCACCGCGGCCCTGCCCTCCTTCTCCGCGCCAGCCGCGCGGCGCTTCGCGGCCGACCACGGCCTCGCGGTGCGCGCCATCGCGCTCCGCGTCGCCGACGCAGAGGACGCCTTCCGCTCCAgcgtcgccgccggcgcgcgccCGGCGTTCGAGCCCGTCGACCTCGGCCTCGGGTTCCGCCTCGCCGAGGTCGAGCTCTACGGCGACGTCGTGCTCCGGTACGTGAGCTACCCGGACGCCGCGGACGCGCCCTTCCTGCCGGGCTTCGAGGACGTGAGCAACCCCGGGGCGGTGGACTACGGGCTCAGGCGGTTCGACCATGTCGTCGGCAACGTCCCGGAGCTGGCGCCGGTGGCCGCGTACGTCGCAGGGTTCACGGGGTTCCACGAGTTCGCCGAGTTCACGGCGGAGGACGTCGGCACGGCGGAGAGCGGGCTCAATTCGATGGTGCTCGCTAACAACTCCGAGAACGTGCTGATCCCGCTCAACGAGCCCGTGCACGGCACCAAGCGCCGCAGCCAGATACAGACGTTCCTGGACCACCACGGCGGCCCGGGCGTGCAGCACATCGCGGTGGCCAGCAACGACGTGCTTAGGACGCTGCGGGAGATGCAAGCACGCTCCGCCATGGGCGGGTTCGAGTTCAtggcgcctccgccgcccaacTACTACGACGGTGTGAGGCGGCGCGCCGGGGACGTGCTCTCGGAGGAGCAGATCAAGGAGTGCCAAGAACTGGGGGTGCTGGTGGACAGGGATGACCAGGGGGTGTTGCTCCAAATCTTCACCAAGCCAGTGGGGGACAG GCCAACGTTTTTCTTGGAGATAATCCAAAGGATTGGGTGCATGGAGAAGGACGAGCAGGGGCAGGAGTACCAGAAGGGCGGCTGTGGCGGGTTCGGCAAGGGAAACTTCTCACAGCTGTTCAAATCCATTGAAGACTATGAGAAGTCCCTTGAAGCGAAGCAAGCTGCTGCGGTTCAGGGATCCTAa